In a genomic window of Sarcophilus harrisii chromosome 4, mSarHar1.11, whole genome shotgun sequence:
- the USH1G gene encoding Usher syndrome type-1G protein isoform X1 has protein sequence MNDQYHRAARDGYLDLLKEATRKELNAPDEDGMTPTLWAAYHGNLESLRLIVSRGGDPDKCDIWGNTPLHLAGSNGHLHCLSFLVSFGANIWCLDNDYHTPLDMAAMKGHMECVRYLDSIAAKQSSLNPKLVGKLKEKAFREAERRIKDCAKLQRKHHARMERRYRRELAERADTMSFSSLSSSTLSRRLQNLSLASHLPYSQATLHGTGRGKTKIQRKLERRKHGEGTFKISEDGRKSIRSLSGLQLGSDVMFVRQGTYANPKEWGRSPLRDMFLSDEDSLSRATLEPGFGAESAHSEVSTDSGHDSLFTRPGLGTMVFRRNYVSSGLQGLGREDGGMDGAGTLRVRMRHSPSLDDDSIGSANSLQERLDELPWDEFDLGLDEALEPETSPLETFLASLHMDDFVALLRQEKIDLDALMLCSELDLHSISIPLGPRKKILGAIKRRRQVLERPPALEDTEL, from the exons ATGAACGATCAGTACCACAGGGCCGCCCGGGATGGCTACTTGGACCTTCTCAAAGAAGCCACCAGGAAGGAACTTAATGCTCCAGATGAAGATGGCATGACCCCTACCCTCTGGGCCGCCTACCACGGTAACCTGGAGTCGCTGCGTCTCATTGTCAGCCGAGG AGGTGATCCGGACAAATGTGACATCTGGGGCAACACTCCTCTGCACCTGGCGGGCTCTAACGGGCACCTGCACTGCTTGTCCTTCCTGGTGTCCTTTGGGGCCAATATCTGGTGCCTGGACAATGACTACCACACGCCCCTGGACATGGCAGCCATGAAGGGACACATGGAGTGTGTGCGCTACCTGGACTCCATCGCTGCCAAGCAGAGCAGCCTGAACCCCAAGCTTGTGGGCAAGCTGAAAGAGAAAGCTTTCCGCGAAGCCGAAAGGCGCATCAAAGACTGCGCCAAATTGCAGCGCAAGCACCACGCGCGCATGGAGCGGCGTTACCGGAGAGAGCTGGCGGAGCGGGCGGACACCATGAGTTTCTCCAGCCTCTCTTCCAGCACCCTGAGCCGGCGCCTGCAGAATTTGTCCCTGGCCAGCCACCTCCCCTATTCCCAGGCCACCCTCCACGGGACCGGCCGAGGGAAGACCAAAATCCAGAGGAAGCTGGAGCGCCGTAAGCACGGCGAGGGAACTTTCAAGATCTCAGAGGACGGGAGGAAAAGCATCCGCTCTCTGTCCGGGCTGCAGCTGGGCAGTGACGTGATGTTTGTCCGACAGGGGACCTACGCCAACCCTAAGGAGTGGGGCCGCTCTCCGCTCCGGGACATGTTCCTTTCGGATGAGGACAGCCTCTCTCGCGCCACCCTGGAGCCCGGCTTCGGGGCCGAGTCCGCCCACTCGGAGGTCAGCACCGACTCGGGCCATGACTCTCTTTTCACCCGCCCCGGGCTGGGGACCATGGTGTTTCGGAGGAACTATGTAAGCAGCGGGCTTCAGGGGCTGGGGCGGGAAGACGGAGGGATGGACGGGGCAGGCACTCTGCGCGTCCGGATGAGACACTCTCCCAGCCTAGATGATGATAGCATTGGCAGTGCCAACAGCTTGCAGGAGCGCCTTGATGAACTACCGTGGGATGAGTTTGACCTGGGCTTGGATGAGGCTCTGGAGCCAGAGACCAGCCCTCTAGAGACTTTCCTTGCCTCCCTGCATATGGATGACTTTGTGGCCCTCTTGAGACAGGAGAAGATTGATCTGGATGCCCTAATGCTCTGCTCTGAACTAGACCTCCATAGCATCAGCATCCCCCTAGgtcccagaaaaaaaatcttgggggCCATCAAACGGCGGCGCCAGGTGCTGGAGAGGCCCCCTGCCCTGGAGGACACAGAGTT ATAA
- the USH1G gene encoding Usher syndrome type-1G protein isoform X2, with the protein MNDQYHRAARDGYLDLLKEATRKELNAPDEDGMTPTLWAAYHGNLESLRLIVSRGGDPDKCDIWGNTPLHLAGSNGHLHCLSFLVSFGANIWCLDNDYHTPLDMAAMKGHMECVRYLDSIAAKQSSLNPKLVGKLKEKAFREAERRIKDCAKLQRKHHARMERRYRRELAERADTMSFSSLSSSTLSRRLQNLSLASHLPYSQATLHGTGRGKTKIQRKLERRKHGEGTFKISEDGRKSIRSLSGLQLGSDVMFVRQGTYANPKEWGRSPLRDMFLSDEDSLSRATLEPGFGAESAHSEVSTDSGHDSLFTRPGLGTMVFRRNYVSSGLQGLGREDGGMDGAGTLRVRMRHSPSLDDDSIGSANSLQERLDELPWDEFDLGLDEALEPETSPLETFLASLHMDDFVALLRQEKIDLDALMLCSELDLHSISIPLGPRKKILGAIKRRRQVLERPPALEDTEL; encoded by the exons ATGAACGATCAGTACCACAGGGCCGCCCGGGATGGCTACTTGGACCTTCTCAAAGAAGCCACCAGGAAGGAACTTAATGCTCCAGATGAAGATGGCATGACCCCTACCCTCTGGGCCGCCTACCACGGTAACCTGGAGTCGCTGCGTCTCATTGTCAGCCGAGG AGGTGATCCGGACAAATGTGACATCTGGGGCAACACTCCTCTGCACCTGGCGGGCTCTAACGGGCACCTGCACTGCTTGTCCTTCCTGGTGTCCTTTGGGGCCAATATCTGGTGCCTGGACAATGACTACCACACGCCCCTGGACATGGCAGCCATGAAGGGACACATGGAGTGTGTGCGCTACCTGGACTCCATCGCTGCCAAGCAGAGCAGCCTGAACCCCAAGCTTGTGGGCAAGCTGAAAGAGAAAGCTTTCCGCGAAGCCGAAAGGCGCATCAAAGACTGCGCCAAATTGCAGCGCAAGCACCACGCGCGCATGGAGCGGCGTTACCGGAGAGAGCTGGCGGAGCGGGCGGACACCATGAGTTTCTCCAGCCTCTCTTCCAGCACCCTGAGCCGGCGCCTGCAGAATTTGTCCCTGGCCAGCCACCTCCCCTATTCCCAGGCCACCCTCCACGGGACCGGCCGAGGGAAGACCAAAATCCAGAGGAAGCTGGAGCGCCGTAAGCACGGCGAGGGAACTTTCAAGATCTCAGAGGACGGGAGGAAAAGCATCCGCTCTCTGTCCGGGCTGCAGCTGGGCAGTGACGTGATGTTTGTCCGACAGGGGACCTACGCCAACCCTAAGGAGTGGGGCCGCTCTCCGCTCCGGGACATGTTCCTTTCGGATGAGGACAGCCTCTCTCGCGCCACCCTGGAGCCCGGCTTCGGGGCCGAGTCCGCCCACTCGGAGGTCAGCACCGACTCGGGCCATGACTCTCTTTTCACCCGCCCCGGGCTGGGGACCATGGTGTTTCGGAGGAACTATGTAAGCAGCGGGCTTCAGGGGCTGGGGCGGGAAGACGGAGGGATGGACGGGGCAGGCACTCTGCGCGTCCGGATGAGACACTCTCCCAGCCTAGATGATGATAGCATTGGCAGTGCCAACAGCTTGCAGGAGCGCCTTGATGAACTACCGTGGGATGAGTTTGACCTGGGCTTGGATGAGGCTCTGGAGCCAGAGACCAGCCCTCTAGAGACTTTCCTTGCCTCCCTGCATATGGATGACTTTGTGGCCCTCTTGAGACAGGAGAAGATTGATCTGGATGCCCTAATGCTCTGCTCTGAACTAGACCTCCATAGCATCAGCATCCCCCTAGgtcccagaaaaaaaatcttgggggCCATCAAACGGCGGCGCCAGGTGCTGGAGAGGCCCCCTGCCCTGGAGGACACAGAGTTGTAA